The sequence CTAGGACTACAACATTACTACATTTCCCAGCAATCCCATTCTCCCGAATCTCAAAAAATAAGGCAGTCCCTAGCTGCTCTGAGACTGCCTTATCTATCTCGAGTTTCCCATATTTTTTTACATACAGGGTCAGAAGCACACATGAGGGATggttgggggaggaaaaaaaggagagggagTGGCCAGTGTTACTCTCAGAAATTGACTATTTTCTGAAAGTTTTTATCTAGATTGTAACATCCTTCGAGGAAGATGCATTGCTTTCCTTTTGTATTCAAGTTGCACCATAATTAACAGAATACTTCAAAATGGTTTCAGATAACATAGTTACATAGGCCAGTGCTAGACACTGTGGACAAGGCATCATTCTCGAAATATTTTTATCTCTAATGGTTTCCAATAAAAAAGTGGCTTTCAAAACAGTAATGCAGCCTTCTCAAATTGGttggcacttttaaaaataggtagCAAGTTCACGAATACGTAGATTATAAAGCCAGCTCTGCACAACAGACTTTTATTGCTATAAGTatgttgctcagggtgtgaaaaatccatagaACCTgtgtgacatagttatactgacctaaccctgAATATAAACAACACTGTGTTGATGGGAAAGCTTCTCCTGTGgccatagctactgcctctcaggtaggtggattaactacatcaagccctggtctacactaggactttaggttgaatttagcaacgttaaatcgatttaaacctgcacccgtccacacagtgaagccctttatttcgacttaaagggctcttaaaatcgatttccttactccacccctgacaagtggattagcgcttaaatcgacgttcccagctcgaatttggggtactgtggacacaattcgatggtattggcctccgggagctatcccagagtgctccattctgaccgctctggacagcactctcaactcagatgcactggccaggtagacaggaaaagaaccgcgaacttttgaatctcatttcctgtttggccagcgtggcaagctgcaggtgaccatgcagagctcatcagcacaggtgaccatgatggagtcccagaatcgcaaaagagctccagcatggaccgaacgggaggtacgggatctgatcgctgtttggggagaggaatccgtgctatcagaactccattccagttttcgaaatgccaaaacctttgtcaaaatctcccagggcatgaaggacagaggccataacagggacccgaagcagtgccgcgtgaaactgaaggagctgaggcaagcctaccagaaaaccagagaggcgaacagccgctctgggtcagagccccaaacatgccgcttctatgatgagctgcatgccattttagggggttcagccaccactaccccagccgtgttttttgactccttcaatggagatggaggcaatatggaagcaggttttggggacgaagaagatgatgatgaggaggaggttgtagatagctcacagcaagcaagcggagaaaccggttttcccgacagccaggaactgtttctcaccctagacctggagccagtaccccccgaacccacccaaggctgcctcctggacccagcaggtggagaagggacctctggtgagtgtaccttttaaaatgctatacatggtttaaaagcaagcatgtgaaaggattactttgccctggcatttgcggttctcctagatgtagtcctaaagcctttgcaaaaggtttctggggagggcagccttatttcgtccttcatggtaggacactttatcactccaggccagtaacacatactcgggaatcactgtagaacaaagcattgcagtgtatgtttgcaggcattcaaccaaaatccgttctttctctctctgtgttatcctcaggagagtgagatataattcatggtcacctggttgaaatagggtgcttttcttcagggacactcagtatagcccattcctgctgggctgtttgcctgtggctgaacagaaatgttccccgctgttagccacagggaggggggaaggttgagggggtagtcacgcggtgggaggaggcaaaatgcgaccttgtaacgaaagcacatgtgctatgtatgtaatgttaacagcaaggtttaccctgaaagagtgtagcgactgttttataaaatgtgtctttttaaataccgctgtccctttttttttctccaccagctgcatgtgtttcaatgatcacaggatcttctccttcccagaggctagtgaagcttagaaagaaaaaaaaacgcactcgcgatgaaatgttctccgagctcatgctgtcctcccacactgacagagcacagacgaatgcgtggaggcaaataatgtcagagtgcaggaaagcacaaaaagaccgggaggagaggtggagggctgaagagagtaagtggcgggctgaagagagtaagtggcgggctgaagacagggctgaagctcaaatgtggcggcagcgtgatgagaggaggcaggattcaatgctgaggctgctgcaggaccaaaccagaatgctccagtgtatggttgagctgcagcaaaggcagctggagcacagactgccactgctgcccctctgtaaccaaccgccctcctccccaagttccatagcctccacacccagacgcccaagaacgcggtgggggggcctccggccaaccagccactccacaacagaggattgcccaaaaaaaagaaggctgtcattcaataaattttaaagttgtaaacttttgaagtgctgtgcttaaagtgctgtgtggcattttccttccctcctccaccacccctcctgggataccttggtagtcatctccctatttgtgtgatgaatgaataacgaatgcatgactgtgaagcagcaatgactttattgcctctgcaagcggtgattaaggggaggaggggagggtggttagcttacagggaagtagagtgaaccaaggggcggggggtttcatcaaggagaaacaaacagaactttcacactgtagcctggccagtcatgaaactggttttcaaagcttctctgatgcgtaccgcgccctcctgtgctcttctaaccgccctggtgtctggctgtgtgtaaccagcagctaggcgatttgcctcaacctcccaccccgccataaatgtctcccccttactctcacagatattgtggagcacacagcaagcagtaataacagtgggaatattggtttcgctgaggtctaagcgagtgagtaaactgcgccagcgcgcctttaaacgtccaaatgcacattctaccaccattctgcacttgctcagcctgtagttgaacagctcctgactactgtccaggctgcctgtgtacggcttcatgagccatggcattaaggggtaggctgggtccccaaggatacatataggcatttcaacatccccaacagttattttctggtctgggaagaaagtcctttcctgcagcttttgaaacagaccagagttcctgaagatgcgagcgtcatgcacctttcccggccatcccacgttgatgttggtgaaacgtcccttgtgatccaccagagcttgcagcactatcgaaaagtaccccttgcggtttatgtactcgccggcttggtgctctggtgccaagatagggatatgggttccgtctatagccccaccacagttagggaatcccattgcagcaaagccatccactatgacctgcacatttcccagggtcactacccttgatatcag is a genomic window of Lepidochelys kempii isolate rLepKem1 chromosome 1, rLepKem1.hap2, whole genome shotgun sequence containing:
- the LOC140905422 gene encoding uncharacterized protein is translated as MKDRGHNRDPKQCRVKLKELRQAYQKTREANSRSGSEPQTCRFYDELHAILGGSATTTPAVFFDSFNGDGGNMEAGFGDEEDDDEEEVVDSSQQASGETGFPDSQELFLTLDLEPVPPEPTQGCLLDPAGGEGTSAACVSMITGSSPSQRLVKLRKKKKRTRDEMFSELMLSSHTDRAQTNAWRQIMSECRKAQKDREERWRAEESKWRAEESKWRAEDRAEAQMWRQRDERRQDSMLRLLQDQTRMLQCMVELQQRQLEHRLPLLPLCNQPPSSPSSIASTPRRPRTRWGGLRPTSHSTTEDCPKKRRLSFNKF